In the Malus domestica chromosome 16, GDT2T_hap1 genome, one interval contains:
- the LOC114822140 gene encoding uncharacterized protein encodes MDWGFVRKAWDKWASLNIASPDEPLKAALLINYDPTGPSRLLSTIAEEEGIKVNPIELSQFVDFIKCDKQQTESFVIGTNQYVVTSIHDNWFCARCMNTSKHSGEGAIVMQTAAFLLVGLYDGSIGSASRAMAAVDQFAWQLSRKNM; translated from the exons ATGGATTGGGGTTTTGTGCGTAAAGCTTGGGACAAGTGGGCTTCCCTCAACATTGCTTCTCCTG ATGAGCCATTAAAAGCAGCTTTACTCATCAACTACGACCCAACTGGACCATCTCGCTTGTTGTCTACCAT CGCTGAAGAGGAAGGAATAAAAGTGAATCCGATCGAATTGAGTCAATTTGTTGATTTCATCAAATGTGACAAGCAGCAGACTGAGAGCTTCGTTATTGGAACAAACCAAT ATGTGGTGACATCAATTCATGATAATTGGTTCTGTGCAAGATGCATGAACACATCAAAACATTCTGGTGAAGGCGCTATCGTTATGCAAACAGCAGCATTTCTGTTGGTTGGATT GTATGATGGTTCTATTGGCTCAGCATCTCGTGCTATGGCGGCTGTTGATCAGTTTGCATGGCAATTAAGTCGAAAGAATATGTAA